The Desmonostoc muscorum LEGE 12446 genome includes a region encoding these proteins:
- a CDS encoding salt stress protein, Slr1339 family, whose translation MDSIDKLLAELETEYKEGQPKQQSPKSTTAKSFLPPSRKSASLMDNLLAEVKADFAEQDAAEELKRQQELEQERIRQEQLKAKQIEALKVQAKEWLAKVDPFSPEGLWFERFAESYPSKLEAAIEYLRNNE comes from the coding sequence ATGGATTCTATTGATAAGTTGTTAGCTGAACTTGAAACTGAATACAAAGAAGGACAACCTAAACAGCAGTCACCAAAATCAACTACAGCCAAATCCTTTCTTCCACCATCACGAAAATCCGCATCTTTAATGGATAATCTTTTGGCAGAAGTTAAGGCTGATTTTGCAGAACAAGATGCTGCTGAGGAATTAAAAAGACAGCAAGAATTAGAACAAGAAAGAATTCGCCAAGAACAACTCAAAGCTAAACAAATAGAGGCTTTGAAAGTCCAGGCTAAAGAATGGTTAGCGAAAGTAGATCCATTTTCACCTGAAGGACTTTGGTTTGAAAGGTTTGCTGAAAGTTATCCCTCAAAATTAGAAGCAGCGATTGAATATTTACGCAATAACGAATAA
- a CDS encoding vWA domain-containing protein has protein sequence MLENRDYTLIIDKSGSMATPDQKGGRSRWLAAQESTLALASKCEQFDPDGITIYVFSGKFKRYENVTSGKVAQIFRENDPSGTTDLAGVLKHATDDYFQRKGAGQTKPNGETILVVTDGEPDDRKAVMRVIIEASRRMDRDEELAISFIQVGTDQQATRFLKVLDDDLQGAGAKFDICDTITMEDMEDMSLSEVLLNAIND, from the coding sequence ATGCTAGAAAATCGTGATTACACATTAATTATTGACAAAAGTGGGAGCATGGCCACCCCAGATCAAAAGGGTGGTAGAAGCAGATGGCTAGCAGCACAGGAATCTACTTTAGCTTTAGCTAGTAAATGTGAGCAATTTGACCCAGATGGTATCACTATTTATGTATTTTCTGGAAAATTTAAGCGCTACGAAAATGTTACATCCGGCAAGGTAGCACAAATTTTTCGAGAAAATGATCCCTCTGGTACAACTGACTTAGCTGGTGTGTTGAAACATGCTACTGATGATTATTTTCAACGCAAAGGAGCCGGTCAAACGAAGCCAAATGGTGAAACAATTTTAGTGGTTACTGATGGCGAACCAGATGATCGTAAAGCAGTAATGAGGGTAATTATTGAAGCTTCTCGCCGCATGGATCGAGATGAAGAATTAGCTATTTCTTTCATTCAAGTCGGTACAGATCAGCAAGCTACCCGCTTTCTCAAAGTTTTAGATGATGATCTCCAAGGAGCCGGTGCTAAGTTTGATATCTGTGACACAATTACTATGGAAGATATGGAAGATATGAGTTTATCAGAAGTGCTACTCAATGCCATTAATGACTAG
- a CDS encoding vWA domain-containing protein produces the protein MMSDRDYTLIIDKSGSMSTPDQVGGRTRWEIAQESTLALARKAEQFDPDGITVYLFSGKFKRYDDVTSAKVAQIFLENDPAGTTNLAGVLQDATNNFFQRKAAGQSKPNGETILVITDGEPDDRKAVFEVIINATRQMERDEELGISIIQVGSDAQATKFLKALDDQLQSVGAKFDICDTVTLDDLEEMSLVDVLTNAITD, from the coding sequence ATGATGAGCGATCGCGATTACACACTAATCATTGATAAAAGCGGTAGTATGTCCACACCCGACCAAGTGGGTGGTAGAACTAGATGGGAAATAGCCCAAGAGTCTACACTCGCTTTGGCAAGAAAAGCCGAACAGTTTGACCCAGATGGTATTACTGTTTATCTGTTTTCTGGAAAATTTAAACGCTACGACGATGTAACCTCAGCCAAAGTCGCACAGATATTTCTCGAAAACGATCCTGCTGGTACGACAAACTTAGCAGGTGTACTCCAAGATGCAACAAATAATTTCTTTCAACGCAAAGCTGCTGGTCAAAGCAAGCCAAACGGAGAAACAATTTTAGTCATTACTGATGGTGAACCAGACGATCGTAAAGCTGTGTTTGAAGTGATCATTAATGCTACTCGGCAAATGGAGCGTGATGAAGAATTGGGAATTTCGATTATTCAAGTAGGCTCAGATGCCCAAGCAACTAAGTTTCTAAAAGCTTTAGATGACCAGTTGCAAAGTGTTGGCGCTAAATTTGATATTTGCGATACAGTCACTTTAGACGATCTAGAAGAAATGAGTCTTGTAGATGTATTAACCAACGCCATAACTGACTAA
- the obgE gene encoding GTPase ObgE, giving the protein MQFIDQAEIEVAAGKGGDGIVAFRREKYVPAGGPSGGNGGRGGSVIFVVDANLQTLLDFRYNHRFQAENGTRGGPNNCTGANGKDLIIEVPCGTAVYNAETGELLADLIEPQQTLVVAQGGKGGLGNQHFLSNRNRAPEYALPGLPGEIKQLRLELKLLAEVGIIGLPNAGKSTLISSLSAARPKIADYPFTTLIPNLGVVRKPTGDGTVFADIPGLIEGAAQGAGLGHDFLRHIERTRVLLHLIDATSDDVIGDYNTIQQELKAYGRGLTERSQILALNKIDAVDRETVDLEALATQLNHLSYAPVFLISAVTRIGLEPMLQQIWEILDQIKPTQELFR; this is encoded by the coding sequence ATGCAATTTATCGACCAAGCAGAAATTGAAGTTGCGGCTGGTAAGGGCGGCGATGGTATTGTCGCCTTCCGCCGGGAGAAGTACGTGCCGGCTGGTGGCCCCTCTGGTGGTAACGGAGGACGAGGGGGTTCAGTAATTTTCGTTGTCGATGCAAACCTACAAACCTTGCTCGACTTCAGATACAATCATCGCTTTCAAGCCGAAAACGGTACTCGTGGAGGCCCGAATAATTGTACTGGGGCTAATGGCAAAGATTTGATTATTGAAGTTCCCTGCGGTACAGCTGTTTATAATGCTGAAACTGGTGAATTGTTGGCAGATTTAATTGAACCTCAGCAGACTTTGGTTGTTGCCCAAGGGGGTAAAGGTGGACTGGGAAATCAGCATTTTTTGAGCAATCGTAACCGCGCCCCAGAATACGCTCTCCCAGGATTACCAGGGGAAATAAAGCAGTTGCGCTTGGAGTTGAAGCTTTTGGCAGAAGTCGGAATTATTGGGTTACCAAATGCCGGTAAATCGACTTTAATTTCATCTTTATCAGCTGCACGCCCAAAAATCGCAGACTACCCCTTCACTACCCTCATCCCTAATTTAGGTGTAGTGCGGAAACCTACTGGCGATGGTACTGTTTTCGCTGATATTCCCGGATTAATTGAAGGAGCTGCCCAAGGGGCTGGATTAGGACACGATTTCTTGCGTCATATCGAGCGCACACGGGTGCTACTCCACTTGATTGATGCTACCAGTGATGACGTGATTGGAGATTATAACACAATTCAGCAAGAATTAAAAGCTTATGGAAGAGGTTTAACAGAGCGATCGCAAATCTTGGCATTGAATAAAATTGATGCAGTTGACCGCGAAACTGTAGATTTGGAGGCGTTAGCTACCCAACTGAATCATCTCTCCTACGCCCCGGTTTTTTTGATTTCAGCAGTTACACGTATCGGCTTAGAACCAATGTTACAGCAAATCTGGGAAATTCTTGACCAAATCAAGCCCACTCAAGAATTATTTCGATAA
- a CDS encoding Mo-dependent nitrogenase C-terminal domain-containing protein, which yields MTSTVQSPYSSEQIAAWLRGLLTIAWADGNFDEQEQQIIASITKDELAPKIQWDSLEIITPEELAAVLGKGTPAAENFLRTAVMVAIADGTYSPSEDEILQQFCQILEQPENLLQALRHTLEHPDQITPTIPATGLTKPQIDALHPLRDWLDGLDIQDPRVARFLCKMIPSQCPFERDVTLFGRKIVHIPPMCKINPLYEQLVGLRFRALSYLADKCGEDVSPYI from the coding sequence ATGACAAGTACCGTTCAATCCCCCTACAGCAGCGAACAAATTGCCGCTTGGTTGCGTGGACTGCTGACCATTGCTTGGGCTGATGGTAATTTTGATGAGCAGGAACAGCAAATAATTGCCAGCATCACTAAAGATGAATTAGCTCCTAAGATTCAATGGGACTCTTTAGAGATTATTACACCTGAGGAATTAGCCGCAGTCTTGGGTAAAGGTACACCAGCAGCGGAAAATTTCTTACGGACAGCGGTGATGGTAGCGATCGCAGATGGTACTTATTCTCCCAGTGAAGATGAGATTCTGCAACAGTTCTGTCAAATCTTGGAACAGCCAGAGAATTTACTCCAAGCCCTCCGCCACACCCTAGAACACCCAGATCAAATTACCCCCACTATCCCTGCAACTGGACTTACAAAACCTCAAATTGATGCACTACACCCTCTGCGCGACTGGCTCGATGGACTTGATATCCAAGACCCAAGAGTAGCCCGCTTTTTGTGTAAAATGATTCCCTCTCAGTGTCCCTTTGAGCGGGATGTCACCCTATTTGGACGCAAAATTGTGCATATACCACCGATGTGTAAAATTAACCCATTGTATGAACAACTGGTAGGCTTACGTTTCCGCGCCCTCTCTTACTTGGCAGATAAATGCGGTGAAGATGTTTCACCATATATTTGA
- a CDS encoding PAS domain-containing hybrid sensor histidine kinase/response regulator yields MNSLSTNVLSVCGIEYLTIDESLKIIDISLGLNHFADIPDEVKPGGDVRIAFPELDGLEDIFDAIQQGQQDSFELKGIRRSPDKSSPLYIDISITKNIQKDNSSNCLIILVQNVTERMVLEQSLFQGANEANLLLRNLKASKQYIDQIVTSMPDALLVTTLSGNIKKVNPAAQILLEYDEAELMGQPIAKVLKKIGNIEIIHISINPDINHLVKEVETVCHTKSGKTIPVDFSYSIIQTEIEHFQGYVYILRDMTERKQAELAKQQFLAMISHEIRTPITSVTGMASLLLDSELTTEQRDFVETIYTSGNSLLKIINDFLDFSKIQSGNLELEAQPFVLRHCINQAFDLLAPQAKEKGLKLTFLDNSQFPTMIVGDITRLRQVLINLLSNAIKFTNTGSIEVSVIARNQSDNNYSAANTYEIQFSIKDTGIGIPRDRLERLFKAFSQINSSIYREYGGTGLGLAICKQLCELMGGRIWVESQLNAGSVFYFTITASVIPEESEVRNQNGLRPPALTEFRIQESGMKNYENNCDFSDRDCPKLRILLTEDNLVNQKIALKQLKNLGYSADVANNGQEALEILEKIPYDLILMDCQMPILDGLETTKEIHRWEERRFASGRRPVVIAMTANAMKEDQQMCLDAGMDDYLSKPVMKEDLAAALERWASIIFKGKETDVGIVDLPIDWERLHQLSENNPEFELELLQIFVDDIQPRLEIIKRAIAAEDFKQLALQAHQIKGASANMGITTMHLAAKKLEQLVHHQERGSTNNLISELEEFVKRIQEFLITK; encoded by the coding sequence ATGAACTCATTATCAACAAATGTATTATCTGTATGTGGAATTGAATATTTGACAATTGATGAAAGCTTGAAGATTATTGATATCTCTCTGGGACTAAATCACTTTGCCGATATTCCCGATGAAGTCAAGCCAGGTGGTGATGTTCGGATTGCGTTTCCAGAATTAGATGGACTTGAAGATATTTTTGATGCGATTCAACAGGGACAGCAAGATAGTTTTGAATTAAAAGGAATTAGGCGATCGCCAGATAAATCCTCTCCTTTATATATTGATATTTCTATTACTAAAAACATCCAGAAAGACAATTCTAGCAATTGTTTAATCATTCTTGTGCAAAATGTAACAGAACGGATGGTGCTTGAGCAATCTTTATTCCAAGGTGCAAATGAAGCAAATCTTTTGTTACGTAACTTAAAGGCTTCTAAACAATACATTGACCAAATTGTGACATCAATGCCAGATGCATTGCTGGTAACAACGCTGTCAGGAAATATAAAAAAAGTGAATCCAGCGGCACAAATATTGTTGGAGTATGATGAAGCAGAACTTATGGGTCAACCCATCGCCAAAGTTCTCAAGAAAATCGGAAACATTGAAATTATTCATATATCAATAAATCCAGATATAAATCATTTAGTCAAAGAGGTAGAAACAGTTTGTCATACTAAAAGTGGTAAAACCATTCCCGTAGATTTTTCATACTCAATCATTCAAACAGAAATTGAACATTTCCAAGGTTATGTTTACATTTTACGAGACATGACCGAACGAAAACAGGCAGAACTTGCTAAACAGCAATTCTTAGCAATGATTAGCCATGAAATTCGCACTCCAATTACATCGGTAACTGGTATGGCGAGTCTATTATTAGATAGTGAATTGACTACTGAACAACGAGACTTTGTTGAAACAATTTACACAAGTGGAAATTCATTACTCAAAATTATTAACGATTTCCTTGATTTTTCCAAAATTCAATCAGGCAACCTGGAACTAGAGGCGCAACCTTTTGTTTTGCGACATTGCATTAATCAGGCTTTTGATTTACTCGCACCTCAAGCTAAAGAAAAAGGATTAAAACTCACATTTTTAGATAATTCTCAATTTCCTACGATGATTGTGGGAGATATTACGAGACTGCGCCAAGTCTTGATTAATTTACTTAGTAATGCTATCAAATTTACCAACACTGGAAGCATAGAAGTTTCAGTTATAGCCCGCAATCAAAGTGATAATAATTATTCTGCTGCAAATACTTACGAAATTCAGTTTAGTATTAAAGATACAGGCATTGGAATTCCACGCGATCGCCTTGAACGTTTATTTAAAGCCTTCAGTCAAATAAACTCCTCCATTTATCGAGAGTATGGTGGTACTGGGTTAGGTCTTGCTATCTGTAAGCAACTGTGCGAGTTAATGGGTGGCAGAATTTGGGTTGAAAGTCAGCTGAATGCAGGCAGTGTATTTTACTTTACAATTACCGCTTCTGTGATTCCAGAGGAGTCAGAAGTTAGGAATCAGAATGGGCTACGCCCCCCTGCGCTAACAGAATTCAGAATTCAGGAGTCAGGAATGAAAAATTATGAAAACAACTGCGATTTTTCTGATCGTGATTGTCCTAAATTAAGAATTCTCTTAACTGAAGATAATCTAGTTAATCAAAAAATTGCTTTGAAACAACTCAAAAACTTAGGTTACAGCGCCGATGTTGCTAATAATGGTCAAGAAGCTTTGGAGATATTAGAAAAAATTCCTTACGATTTAATTTTGATGGATTGCCAAATGCCAATTCTTGACGGTTTAGAAACTACAAAAGAAATTCATCGTTGGGAAGAAAGGCGCTTTGCAAGTGGTCGTCGTCCTGTGGTAATTGCAATGACAGCTAATGCCATGAAAGAAGACCAACAAATGTGTTTAGATGCAGGCATGGATGACTATTTAAGCAAGCCAGTAATGAAGGAAGATTTGGCAGCAGCACTAGAACGTTGGGCAAGTATAATTTTTAAAGGAAAAGAAACAGATGTTGGTATAGTTGACCTACCAATTGATTGGGAACGCTTGCATCAACTCTCAGAAAATAACCCAGAATTTGAATTAGAATTACTGCAAATATTTGTTGACGATATTCAACCTCGTCTAGAGATAATTAAAAGAGCGATCGCAGCTGAGGACTTTAAGCAATTGGCACTCCAAGCTCATCAAATTAAAGGTGCTAGCGCCAACATGGGAATTACAACCATGCATCTGGCAGCAAAAAAACTAGAACAACTAGTTCATCACCAAGAACGTGGAAGTACTAATAACTTAATCTCCGAGTTAGAAGAGTTTGTTAAACGTATCCAAGAGTTTTTAATTACGAAATAG
- a CDS encoding Rab family GTPase → MSTISKKICLFGDFGVGKTSLIRQFVESQFSDEYLSTVGVKISRKLLNLSKNDQNNEQNLQLLIWDIEGSNKFKAVAKNYFQGSKGAVIVGDVTQPETLNHLREHIQAFLAVNPQSYIVVALNKSDMIAPEYLENIRKIYQFSNQTNILETYITSAKTGNNVNEIFQTLATHLI, encoded by the coding sequence ATGTCTACAATCTCTAAAAAAATCTGTTTATTTGGTGATTTTGGCGTTGGAAAAACTAGCCTAATTCGCCAATTTGTAGAATCTCAATTCAGTGATGAATATCTTTCAACTGTGGGAGTGAAAATTTCTCGTAAATTGCTTAACTTGTCTAAAAACGACCAAAATAATGAGCAAAATTTACAGCTTTTAATTTGGGACATTGAAGGTAGTAATAAGTTTAAAGCTGTCGCTAAAAATTATTTTCAAGGTTCTAAAGGTGCTGTAATAGTTGGTGATGTAACACAACCAGAAACCCTCAATCATCTCCGCGAGCATATTCAGGCTTTTTTAGCTGTTAATCCTCAAAGCTATATTGTTGTTGCACTGAACAAATCAGATATGATAGCGCCAGAATATTTAGAGAATATCCGCAAAATTTATCAATTCAGTAATCAAACTAATATATTAGAAACTTATATAACTTCAGCTAAAACTGGGAATAATGTTAATGAGATATTTCAAACTTTAGCCACTCATTTAATTTAG
- a CDS encoding OmpA family protein, with protein MTQVENSISQFVDLKQEEAAQLDNLVHLLVELKIIESPEQSFSSLPLETNNSYEFLTEEIEFLQLSPVPLEVCEAYLESTFNSLSHVPSSAKSAEEELEKSVEIFVPFDEIPDNSEDALQKLRQILVGHELALLNNFINKIEEKIIKLEHQIYEPKELINLILPSFSELLKLKIADSKEEIIEIIAPIIDRTIRSRTEQDRTSMSEAIAPAIPLAISQQIIVAPEEVSDAIAPAMGRAIKKQIEIEQNIVVDALYPIIGSTIAKYMAETIRAINRQVEETLSVEGIKRKIRAKLQGVSEAELILKEALPFTIQAIFLIHKTSGLIISNIQRSDAQQLEAEMIAGMLTAIRSFANDCINQSGSITELDAIEYGTSKIILEVAGYCYLAFVIQGEPSKNFIYKMRHTFSQIIKKHGNLIENFDGDLETIPSEVHTLLEELKETEIQHKNKKNSFSPLLIFSLTFISSILIPWGFWQYHSGVIRSLENQTLLALTSTPELAVYRLTVQVEHNKLKLTGRLPNQLLRQKAEQIVKLTSPNWLIDNQILLVEVPADPVLAAAEIKRVTGVLNQTEGIAISSQYVAGKVSVEGTVNRIADAQTITHAFEQIPGVKFVSSAVRVEPLQIEVRFYFQPDSANLMKADLEQKVKQVKFFLNQHPNQHLKIIGYSYDHSSKNTSQKLGLMRAKAVQQALIKLGIEPSRLQVISRTNLPPGIDVTHPLWLSRCVVLEPINKQF; from the coding sequence ATGACTCAGGTGGAAAATTCAATTTCTCAATTTGTTGATTTAAAACAAGAAGAAGCTGCACAGCTTGATAATTTAGTGCATTTGCTCGTCGAACTCAAAATTATCGAATCACCTGAGCAATCTTTTTCTTCATTACCATTAGAAACTAATAATAGCTATGAATTTCTGACAGAAGAAATTGAATTCTTGCAACTTTCTCCAGTTCCATTGGAAGTATGTGAAGCTTATTTAGAGTCTACTTTTAATTCTCTTTCCCATGTACCCAGTTCAGCAAAATCTGCTGAGGAAGAGTTAGAAAAATCTGTTGAAATATTCGTACCTTTTGATGAAATTCCAGACAATTCAGAGGATGCATTACAAAAATTACGACAAATCCTGGTTGGACATGAGTTAGCGTTATTAAATAATTTTATCAATAAAATCGAAGAAAAAATCATAAAATTAGAACATCAAATTTATGAACCAAAAGAGTTAATCAATCTAATTTTACCATCATTTTCTGAACTTTTGAAGCTGAAAATTGCTGATTCAAAAGAGGAAATTATAGAGATAATTGCTCCTATTATCGATCGCACGATTCGTAGTCGTACTGAACAAGATAGAACTAGTATGAGTGAGGCGATCGCACCTGCTATTCCTTTAGCAATTTCCCAACAAATTATTGTTGCTCCAGAAGAAGTTTCCGATGCGATCGCTCCAGCAATGGGACGAGCAATTAAAAAGCAAATTGAAATTGAACAAAACATTGTTGTGGATGCACTCTACCCAATTATTGGTAGTACCATCGCCAAATATATGGCAGAGACAATCCGTGCCATTAACCGACAAGTCGAAGAAACCCTCAGTGTTGAAGGAATTAAACGCAAAATTCGTGCCAAATTACAGGGAGTTTCTGAAGCAGAATTAATCCTTAAAGAAGCTCTGCCATTTACAATTCAAGCAATTTTCTTGATTCATAAAACCTCTGGTTTAATTATCTCAAATATTCAGCGTTCTGACGCACAGCAACTTGAAGCTGAAATGATAGCAGGAATGCTAACGGCAATTCGTAGCTTTGCCAATGATTGCATCAATCAATCTGGAAGTATAACCGAGTTAGACGCAATTGAATACGGTACATCAAAAATAATTTTAGAAGTTGCAGGCTACTGTTATTTAGCTTTTGTTATTCAAGGAGAACCAAGCAAAAATTTTATTTATAAAATGCGTCATACCTTCAGCCAAATAATTAAAAAACATGGCAATTTAATTGAAAATTTTGACGGCGATTTAGAGACAATTCCTAGTGAAGTGCATACACTTCTAGAAGAACTCAAAGAAACAGAGATTCAGCATAAAAATAAAAAAAATAGCTTTTCGCCGTTATTAATATTCAGCTTAACATTTATTAGCAGTATTTTGATTCCTTGGGGATTTTGGCAATACCATAGTGGAGTCATACGTTCCCTTGAAAATCAAACCTTGCTAGCTCTAACTTCTACTCCCGAATTAGCCGTATATCGGTTAACAGTGCAGGTAGAACACAATAAATTAAAATTAACTGGACGACTACCGAATCAACTTCTTCGTCAAAAAGCCGAACAAATTGTCAAACTAACCTCTCCTAATTGGTTGATTGACAATCAAATTTTGTTAGTTGAAGTACCAGCAGATCCTGTATTAGCTGCTGCTGAAATTAAACGAGTCACAGGAGTTTTAAATCAAACAGAAGGTATAGCTATTTCTAGTCAATACGTTGCTGGAAAAGTATCTGTCGAAGGTACTGTTAACCGGATTGCAGATGCTCAAACTATTACTCATGCATTTGAGCAAATTCCAGGTGTGAAATTTGTGTCTAGCGCAGTGCGAGTAGAACCTTTGCAGATTGAAGTGCGATTTTACTTTCAACCAGACTCAGCAAATCTAATGAAAGCTGATTTAGAACAAAAGGTTAAACAGGTCAAATTTTTTCTGAATCAGCACCCAAATCAGCATTTAAAAATCATTGGTTATAGTTATGACCATAGTAGTAAAAACACATCTCAAAAATTGGGACTTATGCGAGCAAAAGCTGTACAACAAGCATTGATTAAATTAGGTATTGAACCATCTCGTTTACAGGTTATTAGTAGAACAAATTTACCACCAGGAATTGATGTAACTCATCCCTTATGGTTGAGTAGGTGTGTTGTTCTAGAACCGATAAACAAGCAATTTTAA